From Nicotiana tabacum cultivar K326 chromosome 22, ASM71507v2, whole genome shotgun sequence, one genomic window encodes:
- the LOC107825406 gene encoding glucan endo-1,3-beta-glucosidase, acidic isoform GL161 precursor, which produces MCSIQIIGAQSIGVCYGKAANNLPSDQDVINLYNANGIRKLRIYYPDKNIFKALNGSNIEIILGVPNQDLEALANSSIANGWVQDNIRSHFPYVKFKYISIGNKVSPTNNDQYSEFLLQAMKNVYNALAAAGLQDMIKVSTVTYSGVLANTYPPERSIFREEFKSFINPIIQFLARNNLPLLANVYPYFVHVSNTADVSLSYALFTQQGTNSAGYQNLFDAILDSMYFAVEKAGGPNVEIIVSESGWPSEGSSAATIENAQTYYRNLINHVKSGAGTPKKPGKTIETYLFAMFDENDKIGEITEKHFGLFSPDQRAKYQLNFNYLPIYILR; this is translated from the coding sequence GGGCACAGTCTATTGGAGTATGCTATGGAAAAGCTGCCAACAATTTACCATCAGACCAAGATGTTATAAACCTATACAATGCTAATGGCATCAGAAAGTTGAGAATTTACTATCCTGATAAAAACATTTTCAAAGCTCTCAATGGAAGTAACATTGAGATCATTCTTGGTGTCCCAAATCAAGACCTTGAAGCCCTAGCCAATTCTTCAATAGCCAATGGTTGGGTTCAAGATAACATAAGAAGTCATTTCCCATATGTTAAATTCAAGTACATATCTATAGGAAATAAAGTATCTCCCACAAATAATGATCAATATTCAGAATTTCTTCTTCAAGCAATGAAAAATGTGTACAATGCTTTAGCAGCAGCAGGGTTGCAAGATATGATCAAGGTCTCAACTGTGACATATTCAGGGGTCTTAGCGAATACCTACCCACCTGAACGTAGTATTTTTCGCGAAGAATTCAAGAGTTTCATTAATCCGATAATCCAATTTCTAGCACGAAATAACCTTCCACTCTTAGCCAATGTCTATCCTTATTTTGTTCACGTTTCCAACACTGCTGATGTTTCACTTTCTTATGCATTGTTCACACAGCAAGGAACAAATTCAGCAGGGtatcaaaatctttttgatgctattttggATTCTATGTATTTTGCTGTAGAGAAAGCTGGAGGACCAAATGTGGAGATTATTGTATCTGAAAGTGGATGGCCTTCTGAAGGAAGCTCTGCAGCAACTATTGAAAACGCTCAAACTTATTACAGAAATTTGATTAATCATGTGAAAAGCGGGGCAGGAACTCCAAAGAAACCTGGAAAGACTATAGAAACTTATTTGTTTGCCATGtttgatgaaaatgataagataggAGAAATCACAGAGAAACACTTTGGACTGTTTTCTCCTGATCAAAGGGCAAAATATCAACTCAATTTCAATTATTTGCCAATATATATATTGAGATGA